The genomic region CAGTTTTCGGTTTGAGATGGTGGAAAAAACATGTAAACCATCAACTCTCTATCAAGCATCACATCACAACTCTCTATCAAGCATCACATCTTGCCATGTTTAGTAAAATGCCATTGTATAAAAGCGGCTGGAAGTCCTTCAAATGGACCTCGATGAGCCGTCCTGCAGTTTTCAGTCGATTTAAGGAGTTATTACGAAATAAGCAGACATTTGCTATCAATTCAGCACATGTCCATTAACTGAGGAACCGGTGCCTGACAGCTGTTTGGACATTGACATCGTGATCAAATCattaaaagacaagaaaaacagagcacATTATCAGAAAGCTCCTGAGGCTTCATTAGATTAATTGCAGTGTACACGCTGCAAAGAGTAAATAAAGAAGCACTTTGCCCAGGAAACGACCTGTTATCTGGTTAAACACTGTCCTTTtgcagcaggacaggagaaAAACGCTGCACGCAAGCGTTTTAGGCATCTGCACACATCTACGTCAAGCAACAACACATTAATGAAGCAGAAATACCAAGTGGGCAATAATTATTGACTAACTATATTCCCAGGAGGATGATCATTATAAGCGACTGAACCATTGCGTGATCTTAAAATGCAGAAGCAGCCTTGACTTCAATTAGCGTAACTGTGCTGCAAATACAGAAGCGGCACAAGAATGGTTTTAATGCCAAGCAAAGGGAAAATGGAACACGATCTAGTCTTGTAATCCGGCTGAtcaatttaaaagcaaaacaccaTCTGGCTAACAGGGAGCTAGCTTATACCTAAGTTTAATCACATAGGCGAGCTGAAAGAAACTGGCTATTTgtagctattttttttaaaactaaaagacATTAAATGAAACTTTAATCGAGGCTATATGTTGGGTTAGAGGCTAAAGGGGAGAACATACAAGGCAATAAAGCTAAACATTGCTAGCCTCTCTTCTGCCTCGAAGAGCAGGAAGTTCTGATCTGTTATTAACGAAACGTTAGCTTAGCCACTTTACGCTATAACCATTTCACACACTATAACAATTCACTCTGAGTTGTAATTACCTTTCTCCTTTTACTACAGAACAAGAGTGTGGATCGTCCTGTTCATGTCTCAGTGAGAAGTAGCTTCAAAAAACGTTGCCAAAAACTTCGCAGAAGACTTTCTCCTCCCGATGAGTTCAGCTACAAACACATAGGCGATTATCTCTTCCTATTTCCGGTCTGAGATTAcaccttcacaataaaacatcacgcaacaaacaaaaaacaaaacttgatCTGTCTGTTCTGCCTTTATTGATATTCctaaacaatcaatcaatcaatctttatttatatagcatctgatACAATCAATCAAAAGCATACCAAATTCATACCAAATTATTCTATTTCAGTAAAACGTAGTAAAGTAAAATGATTAACCATTAAAGAACAATGTTAGGCCTATAAAATTACTACtaatacattaataataaatgCTATAAACACATGTTAATGAAGACTAAATTCTCTCTTTTTAACAGCATCTCCATATTTTGTTTATGCAGTAACAATCAAATGTTTCATTAGATGGTCACTGGAATTATGTGATAATTCAATTGTTTTCgttttcgtttcgttttctgccgcttatccggatccaggtcgcgggggcagcagcttcaggaggggtgCCCAGAAAGCCCTCTCCctggccacttccatcagctcttccgggggaacccccagccgctcccaagccaggcgagagaggtaatccctccacctagtcctcggccggccacgaggccgcctcccagtgggacatgtccggaacacctctaaagggaggcgtccggaaggcatcctagccagatgcccgagcctccccagctgactcctctcgatgtggagaagcagcggctctactccgagcccctcccggatatccaagcttctcaccctatctctaaggctgagcccggccaccctgcggaggaaactcatttcagccgcttgtatctgCAATCTCGTtttttcggtcatcacccagcgttgatggccataggtgaggactgggacgtggatcgaccagtaaatcgagagctttgccttccggctcagctccttcttcaccacgacggatcggttaagtgcccgcatcactgctgatgctgctccgatccacctgtcgatctcccCCGTTCCaccctaccctcactcgtgaacaagatcccgagatacttgaactcctccacctggggcaggacctcctccccaacccggagaaggcactctacctttttccaagtgaggaccatggactctgacttggaggtgctgatccgcatcctgCCGCCCCTGTCGCGACTGTCgcggccgcaacccgcttagccaacctgtaccagtcagctgcttccggagacccacagaccagccatgacctgtaggcctctttcttcagcttgacggctcccctcacctctggtgtccaccatcgggtacggggattaccgccacgaccagcaccaacggccttgcagccacagctcgcaacagccgcctcgacaatggcggagcggaacatggcccattcagactcaatgtcccctaccgccctcggaacacgatcaaagcgctgtcggaggtgggagttgagttcctccaccaagcgttcccaacagaccctcactaagcgtttgggcctgccaggtcccccccccacctgatccaactcaccaccaggttgtgatcagttgacagctctgctcttctcttcacctgagtgtccaaaacatatggccgcagatcagctgacacgactataaagtcaatcattgacctacggccgaacatggtgttagttatggccaaactgcgactagcacataagtccaataactgaacaccactctggttctgatcgggcggaccgttcctcccaatcacgcctttccaggtcacgctgtcgttgcccacgtgagcgttgaagtctcccagcagcacgatggagtccccagttgggacattgtccagcgtccgtcctagatcctccaaaaagggcgggttctctgaactattgtttggtgcatatgcacaaacaaccgtcagaaCCCGTTCCCCAACCCGAAGGCgtagggaagcaaccctttcgctcgaATGCaagaaccccaacgtcgaactCGAGAGTCtcggggcaagcaaaaagcccacccccgctctccgtctctcaccctgagcaactccagcgtagaagagtgtccaacccccctcaaggacttaGGTTCCTGAGCCGAcactatgtgtggaggtgaggccgaccatatctagtcggtaacgctcaacctcccccacaagctccagctctttccccgccagagaggtgacgttccatgttccaaaagccaatttccataaccgaggatcggaccgccaaggcccccgccttggtccgctgcccaatccacactgcactggacccttcatgctcctcctgcgggtggtgggtccactggagacgggagtgtccacatagctggttcgggctgggcccggCCGGGACCAATGgacgtaggcccggccaccaggcgctcgccatcgagccccagccccaggcctggctccagggtggggccccagtaaccctccgggccgggtacgcggcttcccttttagatgttccacgatgggtcttgaaccattctttgtctgacccttcaccaaggaccaatctgccttgggagaccctaccaggggcaaactgccccggacagcatagctcccaggctcattagggtatgcaaactcctccaccacgataaggtgatggttcacgggGGAGTAATTCAATTGTATATGGTTCAAATATGCACGACACCTTTTAGAAAATGACATTCTCAAGTATTgagagtattttttttaatctttcctgGAGTCATATCTCTTCGACTGTGAAGCTCAAGAAACTTACAAAGTAAAatttggaggaagaaaaaaaattaaaacgtttttaatatatatatatatatatatatatatatatatatatatattttttttttttttaaatcgttACTGATTTTCTGCATGCTCTTATTTGTTAAGCATATTTATGTGGTGTGAATTTATTTCCCGAAGAACAACTGCTTTATAAAAACTTCTCCTCCCTGAATACGCGTCACATTGTGAATACTGCCCCTTGTGGTCACAACAATTTTGTTTAAAGttctctattttatttcttataaaAACACGTAGATATAATTATTTAGTGGGTTATTGCTATCAATTTACCCTTATTTTTCAAGTGTCTGCTGTTTTAAGACCTCGTCAAAACCACAAATGGTTGGGATTATTAAACACGGATTAAGACGGGAAAAATTTTGAGCAGAAATTACTCAATTCTCTACGCAGATATGATTGTAAATATTGATGACTTTTAATCGAACTGTCGCGGTTTTTCCCTGTTTCAAACCTCTTGGTCGATGGACGGTGAAGGACAGCGGGCGGCGCATGCGCACAACACATCCTAGCAGGCGTTGGAGGTGGTTGACGGAGAAACGAACGGAACCGTAGGGAAGTAACCGTTTTTTGACCCAAACAGCATATCTGGGACGAAAGGAGGAATGAGGTAGACGGTCGGACAGCTACGTACCGGTGTTTTAACAGACTGACATTGCCACGGTGAAAATGGACCGGGAGTTTCAAGACATAGATTCAGAGGGCCGGTGGCAAAAACTGTATCTTGTAAGTGTGTTAGCATAGCTAGCATAGCTAGATAAACTGCCTCAACCGCGCATTTTAACTGCTCACATCTACTCAAGGTCACCAGCTCTGCTGTGTAAATATTATTGACCACCGCTAGCTCACTTTAgctttgtgttttctgtgttaGCCTCGGAACTTCAGTATTTTAGCGTTAAAGATATCCTAATGACGTTGAATATCGTTACCTAAACGCACCACAGGGTGTTGTGACCACATATCGGTGTAATTATTAGACACTTGAGGAAGAAATGTGCAAGCAATGCTTGTCGCGGTTTGTCTAAATccttgttgttgtgttgttattCAGGACATCAGGAATCAGTCCCACGAGTGCTCTTACAAAGTGGCAAAATATCCCGAGAACCGCAACAGGAACAGATACAGAGATGTCAGTCCGTGTAGGTGACCATGTGTTTCTCCCCTCCGACACCAGTTTGCCTCTGCAGATGCTGATTCTTTTCTCTCTGGCTCTCACAGTCGATCACAGTCGAGTAAAGCTGAAGAACACCGAGAACGACTACATCAACGCCAGTCTGATCGTCATGGAAGAAGCTCAGAGAAGCTACATATTGACTCAGGCAAGTGTTGTTTCAAAATAGCCGTCAGACCTTTGCTGGGGACGCCTTTAAACTGCTCCACGTCCCCAAGATTTTGTCTCTTTTTAGAGCTGAACAAACCTGAGGTTGGAGCTGTAGGAGACTTTTCAGAAGCTTGGTGAATTCTCAAACGTGTCCTGGGATTTTACAAGTTTATTCTTTGACTTTTTAGCTCCACAGCAGGTGGCAACATTTTTGCCTCCATGGCCACCTAAAAGACTGGGTTTACTTTTGGGAATTAGACTGTGATTTTATTGTGAATCATAATCTCTGTTGCTCGGCGTGCATGTGCGTTGTCTGCAGGGTCCTCTCAGGAGCACGTGTGGCCACTTCTGGCTCATGATTTGGGAGCAGAAGACCAAGGCTGTCATCATGCTGAACAGGGTGATCGAGAAAGGCTCGGTAAGCACGTGCTCCGCAATAACACAACAGCACaagataaagaaatgctgcCAACTGCTGAGCGTCTGATATCTGCTCGTGGAAATCTTCAGCCTCCTAAATTTGTGTTATGAGTGTTGTTTACATACGTATGAGGAACCAGGAGGCAGCCCTCACCTTTAACCTCTTTTAAATCCAATAATCCCGCAATCTGCTGAttacacgcgcgcgcacgcacacacgcactggGACTCGTACACAAACAGGAATTACGGTGGCTCATTTTCCCAGGAGAACAGGTCGAGCAGACGCCGTTGTCAGGAGATCTCACTTCCTGGAAGGATCCCTCTAGTTACGAGCAGCTAGTTGACTGATAATATTATCTGCCTGGATTCTTGTAAACCGGCTCTTCTGCAGGGAGGGGGCTGAATCACAGGCAATAACAGGCCCCCGTCCCACTATGGAGGCTGATATTTGAACAGAAATAACACACAGAGTAAACTGGCCCCCTGATAAGCCGTCCTGGACTCACACACGTGCTCATTtcaactttgtttttgtctcttttcttctcctctgacaGGAGAAGTGTGCTCAGTACTGGCCCAGAGCGGAGGAGCAAGAGATGACCTTCAGGGACACGCGATTTACGGTCACGCTCTTATCAGAAGACATCAAGTCTTATTATACCACCCgagtgctgcagctggagaataTTAGTGTGAGTGAAGGCGAGCTGGGACGCTTCGGGCCAGTTTTAGCCTTTTTACGGtcccgtttttctttttttttttcctgtttttcctgtcgaggtagattctcagacgCGTGCGGCACAAAGTGACAGAGAGAATGATTGAAATGTTGGCTTAGCTCGCTGCTGGAGCGCCGCCAAACGACCTCGCCGGGACCGATGCGGCTCTGACGGGAACTGAAATGTTTTGTCTGACAATGAGGCCTCTGTGTCTTCTGCCCTCAGACGGGAGAGAAGCGAGAGATCTACCACTTTCATTACACCGCCTGGCCCGACTTCGGGGTCCCCGAGTCCCCGGCGTCTTTCCTGAACTTCCTCTTTAAAGTGCGGGAGTcgggggggctgggggaggaCCACGGCCCCGCTGTGGTGCACTGCAGCGCGGGAATCGGACGCTCGGGGACGTTTTCTTTAGTGGACACGTGCGTGGTCCTGGTAGGTCTTTGATTTTAGCACCGGCGTGGACAAGTCCCCAGATTTGTCCCTTTAAGTTAACATCACTCCGCTCTTCCCCGTCCAGCTGGACAAGAGGAAAGACTCGTCATCGGTGGACATCAGAAGCATTCTGCTGGACATGAGGAAGTACCGCATGGGACTGATCCAGACCCCCGACCAGCTGCGCTTCTCCTACATGGCCGTCCTGGAAGGAGCCAAACATATCAGGGGAGATGAGTCCTTAGAGGTAGGAGCGGCGCTCcagctggtcatgtgaccaagaGCTAACGTGTGACTCCTTCCACAGATTTAAGGTTTATTTTAATCAACGTGATCGTTTCATAGTGGTTGAGCAGAAGAGACGGAAGGCTTATCAAATTAACTTAAAATGCCTGAAAGGGCTGTATTTATTTGTCTCCTTCATTTGGTCCTCGCGGTTTTCCGTAGATGCTACTGGCCACAGTAATAATCAGATTTCTGGCGTCCCAGATGTCACTGTTTGATAATCTGAGGACAACAGCCATAATTCTGGAGACGCACACTGGAAAACACATTTGGGACACAAAATGAGCCATTTCGGagctgttctttttcttttagaatCGGCGGCAAGAGTCGtcaaaggaaaaacaggaagtaatgtCGGAGCCCCCCGGGGCGACCCAGTCCGGCACCCGTTACCCCTCAGAGCCATGCAACGGCAGCCAGCGGGACGATCAGGAAGGAGATTGCAGGCAGGACGTGAGAGCAGCCGCACAGCCTCCGTGCACAGAACCAGAGCTGGACGGCAGCACAGCACAGTGAGTGGGCAGCGGTGCCACGGGGCGGTGCCACGGGCGCCGCCGGAGCGTGAGCGGAGTCTCAGCATTCCTTTCCTCATCTTTTGCAGCAAACGATGCAGAGAGGACGGCGTGTCCAAGTCGGGCCCGGCCAAAACAGCCCAAAGCAAACACAGGACCAGCGacacggagaggaagaggaaaaggtaGCGTCTTCTACCGTTACGCCTTTGCCCAAACGCGGCGTCCACGAACGGTCGCCATTCTTAACCGGAGCCTCGGTTTTCAGGTTTATTTACACTTTAGATGTGGACTAGATTAGATTTCATAAAAACCCACCAGTTCCACGTGTGAGGTCTTTTACCCCCCACGCAAATTCTGGCTCTGATGTGATCCAGCACCAGTAACCTGAGACCAGAAGCCTGGTCCTCCCCCTCAGTGTTGGTCTGTAGAGACCAGTTCAGACGTCCCTGATAACGTGCCGCTCCGTACACCCGTGGGATCCCTGTCGGATCCCCCGAGAGGCTACATTTGGTTAAAACCTGCTCTCACTGTTTCTCTCGGACAGTTTGGGCTGCATGTGCTGCCCGTGACAACCGTCGTGGCGTACGGACGGTGGACGGTGTCGCTTGACACCCTCCGCgacagcagctgcacagccGCAGAATTTACCCACCCGATAAAAATGAGCACCCACGTGTTTTCCtggaggtgtgtgcgtgcgtgtgcgcgcgtgctcGGTTTTCTTGGGGTTTTATTCATGTTTCTCATTATTTGCTTGCTCTTGAGGTTTCCGGGTTGCACTgtagcacgtgtgtgtgtgtgtgtgtgtgcgcgcacgggTACTTTTGTGGTTTGTACTTGCTGAAAATTTTAAATGTCAGGCTGAGCTGAAAAAAGCAAGTGGCTGATTCATGTGCACAGCAGATATAAATTTGGGGCTGTTGCAGGTTGTGTCGCCCTCATTTGTAGCTTTATCCAACAACTATTGTGATGTTCCTTTGTTGCCGTTTCGTTCCCTGGGTTCTTATTTTCTCCATCAATCATTTAGAAGGTCAGAAACAGGTCAGGTTTGTTACTacaaaaaatactttatttaagAGGTTCCTTTTTCAGTATTTATGTAATTCAATGTGCTTTAAATGCCAAAAAAGGAGACAAATAAGAGAAATTTCAacatgatgatggtggatgagCCACAGAGATTAGTCCTCAACGTTAGCTAAAAATAAGAACATGTGAACAGTTTGTTGTGCTGCTTTGGATAATGATCTAATGCTGGTTTGACCTGAGTGACCTCCAGATTTTGCCTTTGTGTACTGGAAACTAACTTTTTTTCTGCTCTACTCACAGTTTGAACTCGCTGTGAACCAGTTTAACTGTCTGAGACTCTTTTTTGCAACAGGCTGAAGGTCGGTGACTGCTAGCCAACGGCGGGGAGCTCCAGCCGTCCTCCCTTCCTGACGCCCGTCCTCCGCTTCCTCGTCCTCATCTTCTCCAAACTGTTTACAGCATCGACTTTCCtcaaaagagagaaacacacaccagcgtTTTGTCCACGGGTTGCACATCAACCTCGACCCGCGCTGCTCCTGGACTCGCACACTTTTCatacttgtttgttttcatgcgAGGATAAATGTAAGACAAACAGGAGCTGCGCATCCACAATTTGTAATGCCGCTCCTGTGTATttttagaaaacatttttttccgagttacatttaaaaaaaaaaaaaaaaaaaagctctatTTTTTATAAAACATACTTGAATTTTTTCCCAGTGAGAGGAAGTAGGCCACATCCGAAGCACTGCACGCTCGCGACTGTAGTGTCTCCGTTTGTTTTAAAGACGTGTGCAAAGAAAACAACTTTTCTTGTTTTATaactttaaaagaaatgttGACAGTGCAACAGATTTGAATAGAACAGGATTTAGAGAATCTCTTTGCCACAAATTCCATCTTTTTCTGTTGATGTTacctaaaaataaaactgctaCATTGTAGTTTACAGAAGCCGTCTCTTTACTTGATCACAAACCCagtatttcaaaataaaagctgaagcTGTTGGCGAGCAACTAACAATTAGAAGTGGTCTATACAAACATTCTTAAATGTAATCAacaatgacatttttaaaaaagccaatattatatattaacagCTCAAAATGGGAACAAGAGTGTATGTTTTTAAGTCTGTCAGACAGGAATCAAGTTTCAGGGGCAGGGCTGCCTGGAATAGAGTGGCACGCGGCCAACCACTTTCAGTCAGGGGACGCCTCAGgattttcaatttaaatatgTTCAggcattattatttttaaaaagaacattcAAATTTTACAGTCACAACAGTCTGCTTTGGTCGGCTCCTGTTTTTACACCTGAAGACTGAGCAATAAAACATTACAATTCATCACGTGATTTATATGCACATAGGAGTTTATACAGCTTGGGCTTTTATTACCAGTTATCAGAAGAGTGCTGGAGGGATTCCACTGCCAAACAGGAGACTCCAGGAAGTCGGGATCTTCCATTTGTTGCAGCTTGTGCTCTAAAATGGGATCAGAACATCATTGGATCTGAAACTTgccattttaaattgaaattgATAAACAAAAGTATATTTTGCCATTTGCAGTTAGTCCTTTTCTACTCAGATTTAAAATGTATAAGTTACAGAAACAGCCATTATAGAGATCATATCTTTAGATAAACAATAATGGCGGTATATGTATAGTTAGTGTTTCTCTTTTTGTGCcaaaaaactgaaaatgaaacattttagaCTACCTTTACTCATGTTAAGTTTTATCGGGGACTTTCAGGCAGCAGCGCTAATGAAATCTGTATCAAAGAGAAACTAAATGTAAATGGCGCCCTCTTCTGGACTAAATCATATTTGTACGGTACAAGAAAAATTTCTCGTACAGGTggcaaaaaagggggaaaatacTTGTGATTTCGACTAAACTGGCCCCACTGTGTCTGATTTGTTCTGGTGCTCTTTTGCAGCACAGGCAGTGAACTCCTGTCTGCTACTCACAGGGttgtccagcaggtggagccagTCATTGAGTTGGTTCACAAGCGTTAAAGCGTCGGGGATGTTGTCGCCCTCTgaacagaagaggagcagcacagccagCGGGAGGTCCTCTGCACAACTGTAGAAAAGACCAAAACACGAACGTTCGCCCACTATTTAAgggagaattttaaaaataagcACTTGTCGCCGACACTGCGCACGTACCCGTCCGTGTAGAGTCCCTTGGTTATGCCCCCGCCAGGGATGTAGAGGCGTGACTCTGCACTGGTGTCTGTCAGCCCCGGGAAAGCAGCTACTTTCTCCAACTCCCTCCAGCCGAGCTCCTTCAGTGCATCTCCGCTCACTTTCATCAGGGACGGAGTGATCAGATACCTCACGGGAGCGCTAGCGAAGACAAAGACGGGTCAGGagtaatgaaaagaaaatagaaagtCAAAAACATAAAGAGGTGTGTGGGCAGTACCTTTGGAGCTGTTGGTCATCTCTCTGATAGGCGTGGCTGCTGGACAAAACTATTGTCCTGGAGAATCCACTCGCTTTAATCCAAGACACCAGCAGCTGTCTGAACTTTTTAGATTTGGCctgaaaatggacaaaaaaagaTTAAGTGGCCAAAATCATAACGATAGTACAATCAGACAAAGGTGCAGACAAAAAGTTCGACATATCTTTGCTATTACCTGAATAATCGGCGCTCTGATTTGAAGAACTGCTAAtttttgttctgctgctgtatAAACTGTTGGTGGGAGAGCATGGAACATTGTTGAATTGATGCATGGATTTTACAAAATAGGCTAGCAAGCCTTTATTCCAATATTCTAAAATAAGTAGCACATAAAAGGGTTTGGTCTTCTTATTGGACACCTTCTGCAGGGGTGTGCAGCTCCTCGGCATCTTCTTTGCAGGTGGTGTACGGGTTGTTCCCAGCCATGGGAATGAGACAGTCTGTATGGATGAAGCCCACTCTGCTCATTTTGAGAGTGGACACGATCAGGTCCACGGCCAGCTGGGCCACATTGCCAACAGCCACGGCAGGCTGAGGACAGAAGCAACACATTTTTCAGAGCGATGATTCCATTCACATTTTCAACATGCTTATGGTATTTAGAAGCAAACAACAGTGGGTGAGTAAATACAGGTGTGGTGTTAAAGGGCAAACCCTCGAGTCTGGAAAATCTAAATGGAAACACTTAAGTGGCTACTATGAGGCATGACATGACAGGAAGCCAACTGTTCTGAGAGTGAAACTAAAACCTTCAAATTTGTCGCTCACCATGACGAGGGTAAAATCTTGGAAGCACGGCGATGCATTTtgtgaagacaaaaacattgtGTCTCAAAGTTGTCGGAGGAACACAGCTAAAGGTAATGTTGATGAGTAAGATGTTCACGTGAAGTGAAAGTTCTATTTTCTTGGCCAGTGCGGGGGGCCTTCCTCACTCAGCGTCGCATTAACGAGTCAGTACTTGTACATCCATTCAGAGCCTGAATTAAAATGACCGAGGCCGATCACAACCGGGGCACACGACAAGCAAAAATTTACATATTTAGTCTTTGGTGTGGAAATATTTACacaatatgtatatatatatttttagttaGATTCCAGTGTTTTAGAAAACACGTTAATTGATACCTGGCGACTGCAATTCCGTATAGGCTTAGTAGCCAGTCGCGTCGCCGATTCAGAAATTCGAAAGCCAATCATCTGCGCGATTCCATCTTTCAGCAGCGACTCGGAGATctttcaaaaacaaattaaacagCGAAGTCAATCTTTCGACAGCAAAATAAACTGCGGTCTCATTCGTTGCAATTCATAACTAAGACAAATAGtcttagtaataataatagagtAGTATATTATTAGGAAAAGTCTATTAACGCGAGGTACGGTAGCCGAAATAGCTCAGTTGGGAGAGCGTTAGACTGAAGATCTAAAGGTCCCTGGTTCGATCCCGGGTTTCGGCATTGAGGTGGACTCATGTTTTTGGTGGTGGGAGCTCAATAGGTACAGCAGCGAAAGAGGCTTAATGTatgtgaatgtgctgtcagtgtcagcagtcaacctcacattggaaatgaatttttctatatttgcagttttttttaaaaattgtagtcaccttgtgagtgtgaaagccgcaattgcacccctgtggctctctcaccagggtcctttgacccctcagctgcagagggcacttttctatctgtaacaacaatTAAGAATTAAGCTCTTTATGTTTAAATTAACAATCTGAATATTTAATTTATAATTATGCCTGATGTGCAATAGGAGATAGGTGCACTTAAAAAATGCTGTTAAAAACACCAAGAGCCATCAAAATTAGACCGGTTGACCCGAGTGACccagagagggagtgtgtggacggagcagagcagacagataTGAAGTGAAAAGGCCCtgaagatttttaaaaacaaaccca from Takifugu rubripes chromosome 12, fTakRub1.2, whole genome shotgun sequence harbors:
- the ptpn2b gene encoding tyrosine-protein phosphatase non-receptor type 2 isoform X1, which produces MDREFQDIDSEGRWQKLYLDIRNQSHECSYKVAKYPENRNRNRYRDVSPFDHSRVKLKNTENDYINASLIVMEEAQRSYILTQGPLRSTCGHFWLMIWEQKTKAVIMLNRVIEKGSEKCAQYWPRAEEQEMTFRDTRFTVTLLSEDIKSYYTTRVLQLENISTGEKREIYHFHYTAWPDFGVPESPASFLNFLFKVRESGGLGEDHGPAVVHCSAGIGRSGTFSLVDTCVVLLDKRKDSSSVDIRSILLDMRKYRMGLIQTPDQLRFSYMAVLEGAKHIRGDESLENRRQESSKEKQEVMSEPPGATQSGTRYPSEPCNGSQRDDQEGDCRQDVRAAAQPPCTEPELDGSTAHKRCREDGVSKSGPAKTAQSKHRTSDTERKRKRLKVGDC
- the ptpn2b gene encoding tyrosine-protein phosphatase non-receptor type 2 isoform X2, which translates into the protein MEEAQRSYILTQGPLRSTCGHFWLMIWEQKTKAVIMLNRVIEKGSEKCAQYWPRAEEQEMTFRDTRFTVTLLSEDIKSYYTTRVLQLENISTGEKREIYHFHYTAWPDFGVPESPASFLNFLFKVRESGGLGEDHGPAVVHCSAGIGRSGTFSLVDTCVVLLDKRKDSSSVDIRSILLDMRKYRMGLIQTPDQLRFSYMAVLEGAKHIRGDESLENRRQESSKEKQEVMSEPPGATQSGTRYPSEPCNGSQRDDQEGDCRQDVRAAAQPPCTEPELDGSTAHKRCREDGVSKSGPAKTAQSKHRTSDTERKRKRLKVGDC
- the psmg2 gene encoding proteasome assembly chaperone 2, translated to MFLSSQNASPCFQDFTLVMPAVAVGNVAQLAVDLIVSTLKMSRVGFIHTDCLIPMAGNNPYTTCKEDAEELHTPAEVYTAAEQKLAVLQIRAPIIQAKSKKFRQLLVSWIKASGFSRTIVLSSSHAYQRDDQQLQSAPVRYLITPSLMKVSGDALKELGWRELEKVAAFPGLTDTSAESRLYIPGGGITKGLYTDGCAEDLPLAVLLLFCSEGDNIPDALTLVNQLNDWLHLLDNPSTSCNKWKIPTSWSLLFGSGIPPALF